Proteins co-encoded in one Fibrobacter sp. UWT2 genomic window:
- a CDS encoding TIGR02171 family protein produces MVEPLPIAEEITPDTLSVDSLKTDSLPKDTLLKDTLPEDSIPEETVLADSLQEEVEKVDTLEGMWSAKATGAVVSLGTDENVRAIDRPLMQVKLNYDFFIGRHEVTCAEFNALMKSATGLSLECEDANLPVTNLTYYDAVLFANARSKADSLDTVYTYSSAKFDDEKHCISLEGFAFRPEVKSYRLPTEVEWVYAARQNWNLREAWTAENSGYKLHNVCSKAVPSTAVCDMAGNAMEWVNDWLGSFQKTTVSNYVGAPDGGFLGQRVVKGGCYRNAASSITLYGRGDVYTVTSSTRADYVGFRLAYGAIPDAVWMGDNGKAASSRIILLANSSTLESLTGTFKAKLAFRNDISGNLAYVDYSSGVQSVVEIEDSIEVFHPEISPDGNHVAFCTGLEGLSGKSSLYVRDLDATGSHLVKLDVESAAIPRWRILESGDTAIVYVTDAGNNKDESAFHTASTWQVVFANGQFGVPQKLFDGAYHGGVSKDGNLAVTGARLLRANVSGQESVWYNGEQACNVSLAKDGSKRTLFLDFASKSGRDFVGKRYGTHERLLVADSTGKLVQSVGAPNGFTFDHSEWAGDLNLAVATLADANGAHRMITLMNLSDSSFVELAEGDEPWHPSLWVKPKESPVNSGLDLDSAGVYMYPDDDMGSILMRYNMELLWRYRDTANVAILGSSRPLNSLSPSHLSPEFFAINLAHIPNSIYSSRDYLKKYLLAHLKKLKYLVVSLDIDFWWKIAGEYSDNFFEVTYKKYPGYVYDENHGYWSDGYPEGLLQCTHNSISVADSKPFLQDRGRYTNSYCVAWGDPPEFSVDSTYFDDKIYLIKDCLSALKEIIELAQERGIYVVGMIFPQNPRYKESGAFGRYGMRRSMAMSLIEQFQKYETEYSNFRFFDENKMGDHDYSDDEALDTDHLCYKAAPKITSRLDSLLKTLE; encoded by the coding sequence ATGGTTGAGCCCCTTCCGATTGCAGAAGAAATTACTCCCGATACATTGTCCGTTGATTCCTTGAAAACGGATTCTCTTCCGAAAGACACCCTTCTAAAAGACACCCTTCCAGAGGATTCTATTCCCGAAGAAACTGTTCTTGCAGATTCGCTTCAAGAGGAAGTTGAAAAAGTCGATACTCTTGAAGGAATGTGGAGCGCCAAGGCGACTGGGGCTGTCGTTTCGCTGGGTACCGATGAAAATGTCCGCGCGATTGATCGCCCCCTGATGCAAGTGAAGTTGAATTATGACTTCTTTATTGGCCGTCACGAAGTTACCTGCGCTGAATTCAATGCCCTGATGAAATCGGCGACGGGTCTTTCGCTGGAATGCGAAGACGCAAATTTACCGGTGACGAACTTGACTTATTACGATGCGGTGCTTTTCGCCAATGCCCGCAGCAAGGCGGATAGCCTAGATACCGTCTATACTTATTCGTCTGCAAAATTTGACGATGAAAAACATTGTATAAGCCTCGAAGGCTTTGCGTTTCGCCCAGAGGTAAAGTCTTATCGCCTGCCCACCGAAGTGGAATGGGTATATGCGGCCCGCCAGAACTGGAACTTGCGAGAGGCTTGGACGGCCGAAAATTCAGGGTACAAATTGCACAATGTCTGTAGCAAGGCTGTTCCCAGTACGGCTGTTTGCGATATGGCCGGCAATGCCATGGAATGGGTGAATGATTGGTTGGGCTCATTCCAGAAAACGACGGTCAGTAATTATGTGGGCGCTCCCGATGGCGGTTTTCTGGGGCAACGCGTTGTAAAGGGAGGTTGCTATCGGAATGCGGCTTCGTCGATAACGCTGTACGGCCGCGGCGATGTCTATACGGTAACTTCTTCTACTCGGGCTGACTATGTTGGCTTTCGCTTGGCCTACGGGGCAATACCTGATGCCGTATGGATGGGCGACAATGGTAAGGCTGCATCTAGCAGAATCATTCTCCTTGCGAATTCTTCGACGCTGGAAAGCTTGACAGGTACCTTCAAGGCGAAGCTTGCTTTCCGCAACGACATTTCGGGGAACTTGGCTTATGTGGATTATTCTAGCGGCGTACAGTCGGTGGTTGAAATCGAAGACAGTATCGAAGTGTTTCATCCGGAGATTTCTCCTGACGGCAACCATGTCGCGTTCTGCACCGGTTTAGAGGGCCTTTCTGGAAAGTCTTCTCTCTATGTTCGCGATTTAGATGCGACGGGTTCTCATCTAGTAAAGCTTGATGTCGAAAGTGCGGCTATTCCGCGCTGGCGGATTCTTGAAAGCGGCGATACTGCCATTGTGTATGTGACGGACGCTGGTAACAATAAAGATGAATCTGCATTTCACACGGCGTCTACCTGGCAGGTGGTTTTTGCAAACGGCCAGTTCGGAGTTCCGCAGAAACTTTTCGATGGCGCTTATCATGGGGGCGTTAGCAAGGACGGTAATCTTGCTGTAACGGGTGCTCGACTTCTTCGGGCGAATGTCTCTGGCCAAGAGTCGGTGTGGTACAATGGGGAACAGGCCTGCAATGTTTCCTTGGCGAAAGATGGTAGCAAACGTACCTTGTTCCTGGATTTTGCAAGTAAGTCTGGCCGCGACTTTGTCGGCAAACGATACGGCACTCACGAACGATTGCTTGTGGCCGATAGTACGGGAAAGCTGGTGCAGTCTGTAGGAGCTCCGAACGGGTTTACCTTTGACCATAGCGAATGGGCTGGAGACCTCAATTTGGCCGTAGCAACTCTTGCCGATGCCAACGGGGCTCATCGCATGATTACTCTGATGAACCTGTCCGACAGCAGCTTTGTGGAACTTGCCGAGGGTGATGAACCCTGGCATCCGAGTCTGTGGGTGAAACCCAAAGAATCACCTGTGAATTCGGGTTTGGACTTGGATAGTGCTGGTGTTTATATGTATCCCGATGATGATATGGGTTCCATTTTGATGCGCTATAATATGGAACTTTTGTGGCGCTATCGTGATACGGCGAATGTTGCCATTTTAGGTTCTTCTCGTCCGTTAAATTCGTTGTCGCCGAGTCATTTGTCTCCGGAATTTTTTGCCATTAATCTTGCGCATATCCCAAATTCCATTTACTCATCTCGCGATTATCTAAAAAAATATCTCTTGGCTCATCTGAAAAAATTGAAGTATCTCGTTGTGTCGTTGGATATTGATTTTTGGTGGAAGATTGCTGGCGAATATAGCGATAATTTCTTTGAGGTGACTTATAAAAAATACCCAGGATATGTATATGACGAAAATCATGGATATTGGAGTGACGGTTACCCTGAAGGCTTGCTGCAATGCACGCATAATTCCATTTCTGTAGCGGATAGCAAGCCGTTCTTGCAAGATCGTGGACGCTATACGAATTCTTATTGCGTCGCGTGGGGGGATCCTCCTGAATTTTCAGTAGATTCAACTTATTTCGATGACAAGATTTATTTGATCAAAGATTGTCTTTCTGCATTAAAAGAAATAATAGAATTGGCTCAAGAACGAGGCATTTACGTTGTGGGGATGATTTTCCCTCAAAATCCGAGGTATAAGGAATCTGGAGCCTTTGGCCGTTACGGAATGCGTCGAAGTATGGCGATGTCCTTGATTGAACAGTTCCAAAAGTACGAGACAGAGTATTCCAACTTTAGATTTTTTGATGAAAATAAAATGGGCGATCACGATTATTCGGATGATGAAGCTTTAGATACCGATCATTTGTGTTACAAAGCTGCCCCTAAAATTACCTCACGACTGGATTCGTTGCTGAAAACCTTGGAATGA
- a CDS encoding TIGR02171 family protein, translating into MKQILFCITLLMTAFFGTSCSNSESVSSSGAPAEFSQDTLSGMIRVKATDKKVSLGTNEASAKANERPVMQVSFDYDFSIGKHEVTCSEFNELMPSSTGLTLACENGDLPAADLTYYDAVLFANARSKAENLDTAYTYVNASFDAEKHCTNLEGFAYHPEVAGYRLPTEAEWIYVASLDWNVKKAWLAENSDYQSHEVCSIKASENSPCDMIGNVMEWVNDWLGYFRDTTVQNYVGAPDANAVGQRVVKGGSFRNAEKSVTPYSRGDVYTVTSATRANYVGFRLAYGVIPNAVWLNSSGNAVVSRIVSLVNSSTIRSLTGTYRTKLAFRNDVSGNLAFVDFSGGTNSVVEINDTLEVYHPEISPNGKKVAFSTGFEGVAGKSALYVRDLNAKGSNLVKLEVESAAIPRWRILENGDTVIVYVTDAGNNKDEASFKSASTWQVKFADNKFGTPEKLFDGAFHGGISEDNTLAVTGARLLRARVDGENEVWYNGEQACNASLSKDSSKRTLFLDFGSKTGRAFVGANYGTHERLLVADAQGNLIQSVAAPAGYSFDHSEWVSGGNDLVVATLTNADGAHKKIVAVNLADSSVMELTEGDELWHPCLWQQKNASSGEDDFLNLDSAGVYLSENHEIEQARFRIKLELFWKNLDSIKVFFAGSSRMEMGVYPDIYPEWGMFNFGVTGIDPKRDFYFVKNYALNHLKNLKAIAVSIDLDGWRGNENHLGLVLSSGVGYAYDANHDFWKDGLPAGFIEAVENGFPAEEEEVVNFSPRGGLQPLSNGWTFNGIEILADSVFKETEMSYLNERIDELKEIVKIASERNIYVIGIMFPQAPQYKNTGAYGLYGMQRSVVKKIIAQLNTYADEEPYFILMDENKMGDHDYTDDMAQNRDHLSYAGAQQMTARVESLLRSLKW; encoded by the coding sequence ATGAAACAAATTCTTTTTTGCATCACACTTTTGATGACGGCGTTCTTCGGAACGTCTTGCTCTAATTCGGAAAGTGTATCGTCATCTGGAGCTCCGGCGGAATTTAGCCAGGACACGCTTTCGGGCATGATTCGCGTTAAGGCGACAGACAAGAAAGTTTCCCTGGGCACGAACGAAGCTTCTGCGAAGGCGAATGAACGCCCGGTTATGCAGGTGAGCTTTGATTACGATTTTTCGATTGGTAAGCATGAAGTGACTTGCAGCGAGTTCAATGAACTGATGCCGTCTTCTACGGGGCTGACGCTTGCTTGCGAAAACGGTGATTTGCCGGCGGCCGATTTGACTTATTACGATGCGGTTCTATTTGCCAACGCTCGCAGCAAGGCCGAAAATCTCGATACGGCTTATACTTATGTCAACGCCTCTTTTGATGCTGAAAAGCATTGCACGAACTTGGAAGGTTTTGCCTATCATCCCGAGGTTGCAGGCTATCGCTTGCCGACAGAAGCTGAATGGATTTATGTGGCTTCGCTTGATTGGAATGTTAAAAAAGCGTGGCTCGCAGAAAATTCGGATTACCAGTCCCATGAAGTATGCTCCATCAAGGCGTCCGAAAATAGCCCCTGCGACATGATCGGTAACGTGATGGAATGGGTGAATGACTGGTTGGGCTATTTCCGCGATACGACGGTGCAGAATTATGTGGGTGCCCCTGATGCCAATGCCGTTGGGCAACGTGTGGTGAAGGGCGGAAGCTTCCGCAATGCCGAAAAATCCGTTACGCCGTATTCTCGCGGCGATGTGTATACGGTGACATCAGCCACTAGGGCCAACTATGTGGGCTTCCGTTTGGCTTATGGTGTTATTCCGAATGCGGTTTGGCTGAATTCTAGCGGAAACGCTGTTGTAAGCCGAATTGTGTCTTTGGTGAATTCTTCGACGATTCGTTCGCTGACGGGAACTTACCGCACAAAACTCGCTTTCCGTAACGATGTTTCTGGAAATCTTGCTTTTGTTGATTTTTCGGGCGGAACGAATTCGGTCGTTGAAATTAACGATACGCTCGAAGTATATCATCCCGAGATTTCTCCTAATGGCAAAAAGGTCGCCTTCTCTACGGGCTTTGAAGGTGTTGCTGGCAAGTCGGCGCTTTATGTTCGCGACTTGAATGCGAAGGGCTCGAACCTTGTCAAGCTTGAGGTAGAATCTGCCGCGATTCCCCGCTGGAGAATCCTTGAAAATGGCGATACGGTGATTGTCTATGTGACGGATGCCGGAAACAACAAAGATGAAGCTTCCTTTAAATCGGCTTCGACGTGGCAGGTCAAATTTGCGGACAACAAGTTCGGAACTCCGGAAAAACTCTTTGACGGAGCGTTCCATGGCGGCATTAGCGAAGACAATACGCTTGCTGTTACGGGTGCTAGACTTTTGCGGGCTCGCGTGGATGGCGAAAATGAAGTTTGGTACAATGGAGAACAGGCTTGCAACGCTTCTTTGTCTAAAGATAGCAGCAAGCGGACTTTGTTCCTCGATTTCGGCAGCAAGACCGGTCGCGCTTTTGTGGGTGCCAATTATGGAACTCATGAACGCCTTTTGGTCGCCGATGCCCAAGGAAACTTGATCCAGTCGGTGGCGGCACCGGCGGGATATTCCTTTGATCATAGCGAATGGGTTAGCGGCGGTAACGACTTGGTGGTTGCGACGCTTACAAACGCCGATGGCGCTCACAAGAAGATTGTCGCCGTGAACTTGGCAGATAGCTCTGTTATGGAACTGACGGAAGGTGATGAACTTTGGCACCCCTGTTTGTGGCAACAGAAGAACGCTTCGTCCGGCGAAGACGATTTCTTGAATTTGGATAGCGCCGGTGTTTACCTGTCTGAAAATCATGAAATCGAACAAGCCCGTTTCCGTATCAAGTTGGAACTTTTCTGGAAGAACCTTGATTCCATAAAGGTGTTCTTTGCGGGAAGTTCCCGAATGGAAATGGGGGTGTATCCTGACATTTATCCTGAATGGGGAATGTTCAATTTTGGCGTTACCGGCATTGACCCGAAGCGAGACTTCTACTTCGTGAAAAACTACGCCTTGAATCATTTGAAGAATTTGAAGGCGATTGCAGTTTCTATTGATTTGGACGGCTGGCGTGGCAATGAAAACCATCTGGGCTTGGTCTTGAGTTCGGGAGTGGGGTATGCTTACGACGCCAATCATGATTTCTGGAAGGATGGTCTGCCTGCCGGCTTTATCGAGGCGGTAGAAAATGGATTCCCCGCCGAAGAAGAGGAAGTCGTCAACTTCTCGCCGCGTGGAGGATTGCAGCCGCTTTCCAATGGCTGGACATTTAATGGAATTGAAATCCTTGCGGATTCCGTTTTTAAAGAAACAGAAATGTCCTATTTGAATGAGCGCATTGATGAATTGAAAGAAATTGTCAAGATTGCTTCGGAAAGAAATATTTATGTCATCGGAATTATGTTCCCGCAGGCTCCGCAGTACAAGAATACGGGAGCTTATGGCCTGTATGGCATGCAGAGAAGTGTGGTGAAAAAAATTATTGCCCAGTTGAATACCTATGCCGATGAAGAACCCTACTTTATTTTGATGGACGAAAATAAAATGGGGGATCATGATTATACGGACGATATGGCGCAAAACCGCGATCACTTGAGTTATGCGGGGGCGCAACAGATGACGGCTCGTGTTGAATCTCTATTGAGATCACTTAAATGGTGA